The genome window TCTTTACTGAAAAATAGTATTTACCCTAAAAATAATTTACAAGAGAGGCAGTTTAATATAGGTGAATTTTTATTCACATATGATTGGAATGTACTTGAATTATTAAAACAGTGTAAACTTAATCCGAAAAAAATTAAAGTGATTAACTTAGAATAGTAGGAGTGAGATATATGGATACTTTAGATCTACTTGTATTTGGACCACACCCTGATGATGCTGAACTAGGACTTGGTGGTACTATAGCGTTACATACACAAAAAGGTTATAAAGTGGGGATTTGTGATTTAACAATGGGTGAAATGGGGACTAATGGAACAACAGAAGAAAGACAAATAGAGTCTCGTGAAGCAGCTAAAACTTTAGGGGTTACTGTAAGAGAAAATTTAGCTATTCCAGATGGATTTGTATCAAAAAGCGAAGAGAACTTGAAAAAAACGATTGAAGTTATCAGGAAATATCGACCGAATAAGATATGTACAGTTAATTTTAATGATGATCATCCAGATCATGCTAATGGAACTTTATTGATAAAAGAAGCTACTTTTTTATCTGGTCTATACAAATATCCAGCAGAAGGACAACGGTTCAGACCAGAAAATTTATTTTATTATTTTGCAGCTCGTCCTAAAAACCCGGATATTGTAGTTGATATCACTTTAGTTTATGATATTAAGTTGAGGGCAATTATGAAGCATGAATCACAGTTAGGGTTAAATAAAGAAAAAGAGAGTATAAAGACTAACTTAACTAATCCAAACTTCTTAGAAAAAATAAAAGCACGTGATAAATATATGGGTTCTTTTATAAAAGCTGATTATGGTGAAGGGTTAATATGTGATCGAATACCTCGTGTAAATGATCTAATTAAGTTTGGAGGTTGATGTCATTGAAAATAGGAATAGTATGTTGTCCTACTCATGGTGGTAGCGGAGTAGTAGCTACAGAATTAGGTAAACAGCTTGCTAAAAGGGGACATGAAGTTCATTTTTTTTCTTATCAAGTACCATTTAGACTAGATAAATTTTACCCTCAACTATATTTTCATGAAGTTGAAGTACCAACTTATCCTCTATTTAAATACCCTCCTTATTCTCTTGCTTTAGCTAGTAAGATAGCTGAAGTTGTAGAAAAAGAAAAAATTGATATAATACATGTTCATTATGCTGTTCCACACTCAGTTTGTGGCAATATGGCAAGAGATATGGTTAGTAGTAGAACGGGAAATCAACCTAAAGTAGTCTCTACTTTACACGGCACAGATATTACGTTAGTAGGTAATCACCCATCTTTTTTTCCAATAACTAAATTTGGAATGGAAAATAGTGATGCCCTAACTTGTGTATCGAAAGATCTAGAAAAAGAAACTAGAGATATTTTTGGTGTTAGAAAACAGATATCAACGATATACAATTTTATAGATTATGAAGAGTATAGACCTATTGAAAATAATAAAGATATGAAAATAAAATTCGCTCCTAATGATGAAAAGTTGTTAATTCATATCTCTAATTTCAGACCTGTAAAGAGAGTAGAAGATGTAATTCGAATTTTCTATAATGTTCAAAAAGAGGTTCCTTCAAGATTAATAATGGTTGGAGATGGGTCTGATAGAATAAAGGCGGAACAATTGGCGAAAGATCTGGGTATTACTAATCAAATCGATTTTCTAGGAAAGCAAGATCAAATCAAGTCGCTTTTATCAATCGCTGATTTGTTACTTTTGCCATCAGAAAAAGAATCATTTGGATTAGTAGCCTTAGAGGCAATGGCTTATAAGATACCTGTGATAGCATCACAAGTAGGTGGGATACCAGAAGTTGTCTTGAACAATGAAACAGGATTTGTGTCTCCTTTAGGTGATATAAATAAAATGGCAAAGGATGCAATTTACTTATTAAAAAATCCTGAAGAATTAAGTAAATTTGGATTAGCGGCAAGAAAGCGAGTGATTGATAAGTTTAGTGTAGAAAAAGTTATTCCACAATATGAAGAATTATATATAAGAACTTTAAAAGGGGGCAATTAAGCTTTGAAAGTTTCTATAAGAAGTAAATGGGCGTTAGCTAGCACAGTTTATTTTGCTGTCAACTATTCTGATAACGTAATACCTTTAAAAACAGCTTCAAAAGCATTAGGTATTTCAGAAAAATACCTCGAACAATTAGTTATTCCATTAAAAAAGTCAGGATTATTAGAAAGCATTAGAGGCGTTCAGGGTGGCTATCGATTAAAAAAACACCCAAAAGAGATAACAGTTTATGAAGTTTTAGGTTCTATAGAACCGATTGAGTTTTCAGATGAAGTCACTAGTGAGGACAAAGGAGAAGATAAAATTCTTTTTAATGTAACAGACGAATTTTGGTCACAACTAAACTCTTATGTTATAAAAAAGCTCTCTGAAAAGACATTAGAGGATTTTCGTGATGAGTATAGTAATAAATCTGATGAAGGATTTATGTACTATATATAGGAGAGGAAGAGAGCTTTGCAAGCTAAAATGACCTTTGAAACTTCGCGTGGTTGTTGGATTTTTATTCATGATATATTCCAAGTAGTTAAAGTTCTTATGCCAACAAGTAAAGAAACTATTTTATTACCTGAAGAACCTATTGATAGATTATACGATGAATTAACTACTTATTTTCAAGGAAAACCAGTAAAATTCACAGTACCTATTGCTATTCCAAAATCACCAAACTTTACTCACAAAGTTCTTAAAATTGTCAGTGAAATAAAATGGGGTGAAGTTAAAAGTTATGGAGATATAGCAAAAATAGCAGGTTTACCATAAGCTTTTAGAGCAGTAGGTCAGATCAATGAGTAAAAAACCATGTGCTTTACTAATTCCTTGTCATAGAGTGGTTGTAAATAA of Natranaerobius trueperi contains these proteins:
- the bshB1 gene encoding bacillithiol biosynthesis deacetylase BshB1, whose protein sequence is MDTLDLLVFGPHPDDAELGLGGTIALHTQKGYKVGICDLTMGEMGTNGTTEERQIESREAAKTLGVTVRENLAIPDGFVSKSEENLKKTIEVIRKYRPNKICTVNFNDDHPDHANGTLLIKEATFLSGLYKYPAEGQRFRPENLFYYFAARPKNPDIVVDITLVYDIKLRAIMKHESQLGLNKEKESIKTNLTNPNFLEKIKARDKYMGSFIKADYGEGLICDRIPRVNDLIKFGG
- the bshA gene encoding N-acetyl-alpha-D-glucosaminyl L-malate synthase BshA; translation: MSLKIGIVCCPTHGGSGVVATELGKQLAKRGHEVHFFSYQVPFRLDKFYPQLYFHEVEVPTYPLFKYPPYSLALASKIAEVVEKEKIDIIHVHYAVPHSVCGNMARDMVSSRTGNQPKVVSTLHGTDITLVGNHPSFFPITKFGMENSDALTCVSKDLEKETRDIFGVRKQISTIYNFIDYEEYRPIENNKDMKIKFAPNDEKLLIHISNFRPVKRVEDVIRIFYNVQKEVPSRLIMVGDGSDRIKAEQLAKDLGITNQIDFLGKQDQIKSLLSIADLLLLPSEKESFGLVALEAMAYKIPVIASQVGGIPEVVLNNETGFVSPLGDINKMAKDAIYLLKNPEELSKFGLAARKRVIDKFSVEKVIPQYEELYIRTLKGGN
- a CDS encoding RrF2 family transcriptional regulator, producing the protein MKVSIRSKWALASTVYFAVNYSDNVIPLKTASKALGISEKYLEQLVIPLKKSGLLESIRGVQGGYRLKKHPKEITVYEVLGSIEPIEFSDEVTSEDKGEDKILFNVTDEFWSQLNSYVIKKLSEKTLEDFRDEYSNKSDEGFMYYI
- a CDS encoding MGMT family protein is translated as MQAKMTFETSRGCWIFIHDIFQVVKVLMPTSKETILLPEEPIDRLYDELTTYFQGKPVKFTVPIAIPKSPNFTHKVLKIVSEIKWGEVKSYGDIAKIAGLP